In Leishmania panamensis strain MHOM/PA/94/PSC-1 chromosome 6 sequence, the following proteins share a genomic window:
- a CDS encoding hypothetical protein (TriTrypDB/GeneDB-style sysID: LpmP.06.0480) has product MAAGGKKGPAAAADPHGSAHGRHALTAFGARRSGELASYIQHGGDLTSQGRYLVVGDGLMAPFMALCLRVHGLECDLAHHPSQNDLDRGTVVLTPSVTQLMGDVLNVSVPSGSVVGRVLTFDHVGNDMCDIDLNEFREKGESPTFFCCDRLKVESALVSLCRIGAHSCTVLPKPQIDKGGLEALENGGVRVRFASGVQQDYLGVICTARNQDLVPELTITNEELQARAENTEKYRSTFSKSVRWMELCVPPLPELGKFEKRFTPGSQEIVEILTPRDAKMTVRPTMMATKLFYNVTLTIPDGTADPRLKSTSTKLFWDDVVMHWTSGVPGYISHTMFRPMFTHLQQNFTKSSALVYRTPLFLMPHWSEGGGRVIKVAHAAHGSCFDAVDVSDAQGFTDCFTLARTVAGGEDVAAFLKERRLLVMEEMDHHSRLTYYALKERGQMAYMMSRFNMKIMRKYKKSWRSILQNYITLMPKGIPR; this is encoded by the coding sequence ATGGCGGCCGGTGGGAAGAAAGggcctgccgcagcggcagaccCGCACGGGAGCGCGCACGGCCGCCACGCCCTCACCGCCTTCGGggctcgccgcagcggcgagctCGCCTCCTACATCCAGCACGGCGGTGACCTCACCTCTCAAGGGCGGTATCTAGTCGTTGGCGACGGCTTGATGGCGCCGTTCATGGCGctctgcctgcgtgtgcatggGCTGGAGTGCGATCTTGCTCATCACCCCTCGCAGAATGACCTCGACCGCGGCACGGTCGTGCTGACGCCGTCCGTCACGCAGCTGATGGGCGACGTGCTCAACGTCTCCGTGCCGTCTGGCAGCGTTGTTGGGCGCGTGCTCACGTTTGACCACGTTGGCAACGATATGTGCGACATCGACCTCAACGAGTTCCGCGAGAAGGGCGAGAGTCCGACGTTCTTCTGCTGTGACCGGCTCAAGGTGGAGTCGGCACTGGTTTCGCTGTGCCGCATCGgcgcgcacagctgcacgGTGCTGCCGAAGCCCCAGATCGACAAGGGTGGCCTCGAGGCCCTCGAGAACGGTGGGGTACGGGTGCGCTTTGCCAGCGGTGTGCAGCAGGACTACCTTGGCGTCATCTGCACAGCGCGCAACCAGGACCTCGTTCCGGAGCTGACAATAACAAACGAAGAGCTACAAGCGCGTGCCGAGAACACTGAGAAGTACCGCAGTACGTTCAGCAAGTCCGTGCGGTGGATGGAGCTGTGtgtaccgccgctgccggagctTGGTAAGTTTGAGAAGCGCTTCACCCCTGGGTCGCAGGAGATCGTTGAAATTCTCACGCCGCGCGACGCCAAGATGACAGTACGGCCGACGATGATGGCGACGAAGCTGTTTTACAACGTCACTCTCACCATCCCTGATGGCACGGCAGACCCGCGACTGAAGAGCACCAGCACAAAGCTGTTCTGGGACGATGTGGTCATGCATTGGACCTCGGGTGTGCCGGGGTACATCTCTCATACGATGTTTCGGCCGATGTtcacgcacctgcagcagaaCTTCACCAAGTCCAGCGCGCTTGTCTATCGCACGCCGCTCTTCCTGATGCCGCACTGGTCAGAGGGTGGTGGCCGCGTGATCAAAGTTGCCCACGCCGCGCACGGCTCGTGCTTCGACGCGGTGGACGTGTCTGATGCACAGGGCTTCACCGACTGCTTCACCCTGGCGCGTACTGTTGCCGGCGGTGAGGACGTCGCGGCCTTTCTGAAGGAGCGGCGACTGCTGGTAATGGAAGAGATGGACCACCATTCCCGCCTTACCTATTATGCTCTCAAGGAGCGGGGCCAGATGGCGTACATGATGTCTCGCTTCAACATGAAGATCATGCGCAAGTACAAGAAGAGCTGGCGGTCCATCCTGCAGAACTACATTACGCTGATGCCCAAGGGCATTCCGCGCTGA